Proteins encoded by one window of Lycium barbarum isolate Lr01 chromosome 11, ASM1917538v2, whole genome shotgun sequence:
- the LOC132617510 gene encoding MYB-like transcription factor ETC2 isoform X3, with protein MADWDRSSTSDNASVVSADPFPVVAQETTSEETSKLEFSEDEEMLIAKMFNLVGERWSLIAGRIPGRSADDIEKYWNSRYSKCQGDNLPEILHQPKDDAQTIGLKEESGHSTEKIKGQHQPHEQHTSVISQVGDSDNFTFK; from the exons ATGGCAGATTGGGATCGATCAAGCACATCAGATAATGCCTCAGTGGTCTCAGCTG ATCCCTTCCCAGTGGTAGCACAAGAGACTACCAGCGAAGAAACCTCAAAACTTGAATTTTCAGAAGATGAGGAAATGCTCATTGCTAAAATGTTTAACTTGGTCGGTGAAAG GTGGTCACTAATTGCTGGAAGAATCCCAGGAAGAAGTGCTGATGATATTGAAAAGTACTGGAACTCGAGATACTCCAAGTGCCA GGGCGACAATCTGCCGGAGATACTGCACCAACCAAAAGATGACGCTCAAACCATTGGGCTGAAAGAGGAATCTGGGCATTCAACGGAAAAAATTAAGGGGCAACATCAACCACACGAACAACATACcagtgtaatttcacaagtgggCGACAGTGATAATTTTACGTTCAAGTGA
- the LOC132617510 gene encoding uncharacterized protein LOC132617510 isoform X5: protein MADWDRSSTSDNASVVSADPFPVVAQETTSEETSKLEFSEDEEMLIAKMFNLVGERGDNLPEILHQPKDDAQTIGLKEESGHSTEKIKGQHQPHEQHTSVISQVGDSDNFTFK from the exons ATGGCAGATTGGGATCGATCAAGCACATCAGATAATGCCTCAGTGGTCTCAGCTG ATCCCTTCCCAGTGGTAGCACAAGAGACTACCAGCGAAGAAACCTCAAAACTTGAATTTTCAGAAGATGAGGAAATGCTCATTGCTAAAATGTTTAACTTGGTCGGTGAAAG GGGCGACAATCTGCCGGAGATACTGCACCAACCAAAAGATGACGCTCAAACCATTGGGCTGAAAGAGGAATCTGGGCATTCAACGGAAAAAATTAAGGGGCAACATCAACCACACGAACAACATACcagtgtaatttcacaagtgggCGACAGTGATAATTTTACGTTCAAGTGA
- the LOC132617510 gene encoding uncharacterized protein LOC132617510 isoform X4 yields MADWDRSSTSDNASVVSAESERKLLSSRKSTYCIVDPFPVVAQETTSEETSKLEFSEDEEMLIAKMFNLVGERGDNLPEILHQPKDDAQTIGLKEESGHSTEKIKGQHQPHEQHTSVISQVGDSDNFTFK; encoded by the exons ATGGCAGATTGGGATCGATCAAGCACATCAGATAATGCCTCAGTGGTCTCAGCTG AATCTGAGCGAAAACTATTGAGTTCACGTAAATCCACGTATTGTATTGTAGATCCCTTCCCAGTGGTAGCACAAGAGACTACCAGCGAAGAAACCTCAAAACTTGAATTTTCAGAAGATGAGGAAATGCTCATTGCTAAAATGTTTAACTTGGTCGGTGAAAG GGGCGACAATCTGCCGGAGATACTGCACCAACCAAAAGATGACGCTCAAACCATTGGGCTGAAAGAGGAATCTGGGCATTCAACGGAAAAAATTAAGGGGCAACATCAACCACACGAACAACATACcagtgtaatttcacaagtgggCGACAGTGATAATTTTACGTTCAAGTGA
- the LOC132617510 gene encoding transcription repressor MYB5-like isoform X2 codes for MADWDRSSTSDNASVVSAESERKLLSSRKSTYCIVDPFPVVAQETTSEETSKLEFSEDEEMLIAKMFNLVGERWSLIAGRIPGRSADDIEKGDNLPEILHQPKDDAQTIGLKEESGHSTEKIKGQHQPHEQHTSVISQVGDSDNFTFK; via the exons ATGGCAGATTGGGATCGATCAAGCACATCAGATAATGCCTCAGTGGTCTCAGCTG AATCTGAGCGAAAACTATTGAGTTCACGTAAATCCACGTATTGTATTGTAGATCCCTTCCCAGTGGTAGCACAAGAGACTACCAGCGAAGAAACCTCAAAACTTGAATTTTCAGAAGATGAGGAAATGCTCATTGCTAAAATGTTTAACTTGGTCGGTGAAAG GTGGTCACTAATTGCTGGAAGAATCCCAGGAAGAAGTGCTGATGATATTGAAAA GGGCGACAATCTGCCGGAGATACTGCACCAACCAAAAGATGACGCTCAAACCATTGGGCTGAAAGAGGAATCTGGGCATTCAACGGAAAAAATTAAGGGGCAACATCAACCACACGAACAACATACcagtgtaatttcacaagtgggCGACAGTGATAATTTTACGTTCAAGTGA
- the LOC132617510 gene encoding MYB-like transcription factor ETC2 isoform X1, whose product MADWDRSSTSDNASVVSAESERKLLSSRKSTYCIVDPFPVVAQETTSEETSKLEFSEDEEMLIAKMFNLVGERWSLIAGRIPGRSADDIEKYWNSRYSKCQGDNLPEILHQPKDDAQTIGLKEESGHSTEKIKGQHQPHEQHTSVISQVGDSDNFTFK is encoded by the exons ATGGCAGATTGGGATCGATCAAGCACATCAGATAATGCCTCAGTGGTCTCAGCTG AATCTGAGCGAAAACTATTGAGTTCACGTAAATCCACGTATTGTATTGTAGATCCCTTCCCAGTGGTAGCACAAGAGACTACCAGCGAAGAAACCTCAAAACTTGAATTTTCAGAAGATGAGGAAATGCTCATTGCTAAAATGTTTAACTTGGTCGGTGAAAG GTGGTCACTAATTGCTGGAAGAATCCCAGGAAGAAGTGCTGATGATATTGAAAAGTACTGGAACTCGAGATACTCCAAGTGCCA GGGCGACAATCTGCCGGAGATACTGCACCAACCAAAAGATGACGCTCAAACCATTGGGCTGAAAGAGGAATCTGGGCATTCAACGGAAAAAATTAAGGGGCAACATCAACCACACGAACAACATACcagtgtaatttcacaagtgggCGACAGTGATAATTTTACGTTCAAGTGA